In Nostocoides sp. HKS02, the DNA window AGCAGTTGGTGAACATGAGGGTGCCCTTGCCGGCGGGGCCGGCAGGGAGCTCGACGGTCTTGTACTTGATGTTCGGGAAGTCCTTCATGCCGCCGGCGATCCAGTTGCCTTCGATCGTCATGGCAGCCAGCCCCTTGCCGAATGCCTCGCCGCCCCAGCCAGTGGCCGGCTTCGTGTCGGTGTTGAACTTCAGCACCCCCGCCTTCATGAGCTTCTGGACCTCCTGCAAGCCCGCGAGGTTGCCCGCAGCGTCGGCGGTCATCTTGCCGTCAGGGGAGACGACCCACCCGCCGGCCTGCTTCATGAAGGCGCCACCACGGTTGATGTCGTTGCCGATGACCAGACCGGTGACGTTGCCCTTGGTGAGCTTCTTCGCGGCGGCCTCCAGGCCGGCCCAGTCCTTGGGGATGTCGGCGTCGGTGAGGCCGGCCTTGGCCCACATGGCGGTGTTGATCTCGAGCGCGAGGGTCGAGGAGTCCTTGGGCGCGCAGTAGAACTTGCCCTGGTAGGTGAACGACTTGACCAGGGAGTCGACAAACCCGGCACTCTTGACCTGGTCGCCGTAGGCGTACAGGTTGCCCGCCTTGGCGTACGTGCCGACCTTGCTAGCGTCGGTGTAGAAGAGGTCGGGTGGGCTCGAGCTGGCGAACGCTTGGCCGAGTTGCTGACCGAGGTCGGAAGCGGCGATGACCTCGACGGTGTTGCCCGTCTTGGTCGCCCACGCCTGGGTGGCCGACTTGACCGCGGCCGTCTCGGCGGCACCGGAGCTACCGATCATGACCGTCAGCTTGACCGGGCCCTTGCTGGTGTTCTGCGTCGTGGAGCTGCTGAAGCCACCACTGCACGCGGTGAGCGCGAGCGCAGCGGTAGCGGCCAGGGAGAGCGCAGTGGTACCACGGACGGACCGTGTCTTCATGGGTGTCTCTTTCAGTTGGTGCGGTCGCCCGCAGGGGACGAACTGGCCCGGATGACCAGTTCAGGGGGAATCACGAGGCCGGCCTCGAGGCCCTTGCCGTCGAGCAGCTCGAGGACGCGGTCAGCGGCCACGGCCAGTGGCTGGCGCACGGAGGAGAGGCCGAGCGCTGAAGCCAGGTCGCCGTCGTCGAAGCCGACCAGACCCATGTCCACCCCCGGCCGCCAACCGCGCTCGCGCAGGACCACCCACGCGCCGGCGGCGAGGACATCGGAGGCGCAGACAATCGCACCTCCTCGGCCCAGCCGGTCGATGAGCGGCCCGGCCGCCGCGGAGGCGAGCGAGATGTCCTGGGCAGCAGTGGCCTGCCAGGCTGCACTGTCCATGCCGAGGTCGAGAGTCGCGCGCGACCAGCCCAATCGGCGGTCATCGCCGACCGCGGACCCCGGCGGCCACCCGAGGAAGCCGATCCGCTCGAAGCCATTGCCGGCCAGGTGCCGCACGGCAGCCTCGATGCCTGCGGCGCCGTCGACATCGACCCACGCGGTGTGCGTGGGGTCGTCCCAGATCCGACCGAAGGAGGCAAAAGGGATGCCATTCTCGCGCAGCCACTGCGGACGCGGGTCGCCGTGGCGGGTGTCGGTGAGCACGAATCCGTCGACCAGGCGGGAGGCAAGGAGATCCTCGTACGCCGAGATGGGGGCTTCGGGGTCGGGCGCGGTGAACGGCACAATGTGCGCGTCGTGCCGACGGGACAGGGTCGTCAGGCTGACGAGGAAGTTGACCAGGATGTTTCCCTGGCGCCCGACGCCGGTGGTGTTCAGCTCCAGGCCCCAAGCGCCGGCGCGCTCCTGCTTGAGGTTGCGCGCGGCCCGGCTAGGTCGGAAGCCCAGGCGAACGATCTCCCGGGTGACTCGTTCGAGCGTGTCGGGCGCAACCCGATCCGGCTGGTTGACGACGTTGCTCACCGTTTGGCGGGAGACCCGCGCGGCGCGGGCAACGTCCATCACAGTCGCGCGGCCGCGACCCCCTCGATCCGACGTCATCCTTGACGGCCACCCTCCGCTGTGGAACGTTCATATTCGCGTCTGGAAGGATGCGCCTTTGAACGTTCATATGGCTGGCGGACAGAATCGCGCCTCCGGGCGCGGACTGTCAAGACCCTCACTGAAATGCACGGGAATGAGAACATTCCCGGCACCCAGTTCCCGGAAGAGAGCACATGCCCGCGCCGCGCATCGACACCCCTGCCGGACCTACCCGAGTGCAGCCATGGCTGCATGACCTCGTCATCACCACGGCGGGCAACGTGACTGCGCTCGGATCGGCCGACGGCGATGTAGGTCGCTCGGCGGCTGAGGGGCTCTACGTCGATGACGCCCGGGTTGTCTCGCGGTGCCTGGTCACCCTTGCCGGTTCGACCCTCGAGCCGGTCGGGCGGGCCGCACTGGGCCCGCGGAGCGAGTTCGTGGGATCGGCCCGCCACCTCGGTGCCTCGGGCAGCCCCGACCCGACCGTCGAGGTGCACCGGCGTCGCCTGCTCCGTGGTGATGGTGCCGAGGAGACGCTCACCATCAGGTCGCGCGCGATGCCGATTACCGCCGACCTCACGGTCGTCCTGGGAGGCGATGGTGCCGAGATCGCCGTCGTCAAGGGGGGGAATGCGCTCGGCGTGCTCGCGCCAGCCGTTGCGACCTCCTCTGGTGGCGGGTGGACCACCTCACGCCACGGCGTGACCGTCGTGTGCGATCCGGCGCCGACCAGCTCGACGGTCGATCCCGACGGCGCACTTCGCCTGACCCTGCCGCTGACCGTCGATGCCGGCGAGTCGGCCACGGTCGTCCTGCGGACCTCAGTCGCACGCATCGCGCCGTCGCGCTTCGACGCCGACGACGCAACCAGTTCCGTGGCTTGGCCCGACGTGGTGTCCGTGGTCGCCGGTGACCCGCGCCTGACCCGGGTCGTTGCGGCCTCGCTCGCGGACCTCCAGTCGCTGCTCCTCAACGACCCCGATGCGCGCGGAGACTTCTTCGCCGCCGCCGGATCGCCTTGGTATCTCACGCTTGTTCGGCCGTGACTCGATCTGGACGGCACGTCTCGCCCTGCCGATCGGGACCGAGCTGGCGGCGGGCACCCTCCGCGCGCTTGCCCGCCGCCAGGGCACGAAGCACGACGCACTTCGGGCCGAGGAGCCCGGCAAGATCCTCCACGAGGTCCGCCGGGTCGCCTACGCCGACCCGACCAGCCACCTCGAGCTGCCGCCCGTGTACTACGGCACCGTGGACGCAACGTCGCTGTGGATCTGCCTCCTCCATGATGCGTGGCGGTGGGGCATGCCGGAACACGAGGTCCGTGCGCTGCTACCCGAACTCCGTGCTGCCACCACGTGGCTCACCGACATCGCGCCCGGCGCCGACGGGCTCCTCACGTACGTCGACCGGAGCGGCACCGGCCTGGCCAACCAGGGCTGGAAGGACAGCAGCGACTCGATCCGCTGGCGCGACGGCCGGATCGCCGACGCACCCATCGCGCTCATCGAGGCCCAGGCATATGCCGTGGAAGCGGCCCGTGCGGCGGCCACCCTGCTGCTGGCGCTGGGTACCGATGACGACGCTGGACGCGCTCAGCTGCTCGAGGCCTTCGCCGACAACCTGCAAGGCGTCGTCCGGCGACGGTTCTGGGTGGGCGCGGGGGAGAGCGCCTATCCCGCGATGGCCGTCGACGGCCACGGTGAGGCGGTGACCGGCCTCGGATCCAACATGGGCCACGGGCTCGGCACGGGACTTTTCACGGCCCAGGAGGCGACCCGGGTGACCGACGTCCTCACCGAACCCCGGATGCTCGGAAAGCACGGCATAGCGACCTACGCAAGCGACAACGGTGGCTTCAACCCACTCGGCTACCACACCGGGTCGGTATGGACCCACGACACCGCGATCTGTGCCCTCGGCATGCTCCGGGAAGGCCACCGCGCCGAATCTGCCCTCGTCGCCCAGCGACTGCTCGCGGCCGCCGAGGCCTTCGACTACCGCTACCCCGAGCTTGTTCGCCGACACCGGTGTCCTCGGTGAACCAATCCCCTATCCAGCCTCCTGCCGTCCGCAGGCATGGTCTGCAGCCTCGGCCGTCGCACTCCTCACGATCGCGCTCGGACTGTCGGTAGACGTCCCAAACCGGACGGTTACCGTGCAGCCCCCTCCGGGACTGCCGTTCGGGCCGATATCGGTGCGCGGAATACGAGTCGGCGATGCCTCGGTGGCGGTCTCGGTCGATGCCGGCGGCCGTGTCAGCATCGACGGACTGCCCGATGGGTTCACCCTGAACGCCTGACTTGCTGGCGATTGGTTTCCGCGCCTCGACGTCCTCCCGTGTCGGCGAGGGAAGGTTGGCCACAAGATTGGTACGACTCTTGCTAGCCCGCGTCATCAGCCTCGGCGCTCGCCCTTGAGCTGTGAACCGGGGGGCCGGAAGGACCGCGCGCAGAGGACCCGGTCGTCCGCCAGTACCGGTTCCACCTCCGGACCGCTCGGCCGATGCGCTGGAACAGGCTCACGTTGAGGCGCTCAGTGCGCTGACCCGAACCGAGCGGCTGGCTGTGCTGCGCGCGGTCCAGACCTCGCTGGTGGCCGGGCTGCGCCTTGGTCTCTGGAAAGCGAAGTCGGGGTTGGCAGCACCTTCGGGTTTTCGATAGCTCTGCGACGGGGGACGGGCGAGGTCCTGGGCGAGGAGGATGGGCCACGCTCGCGTCGATCGTGGTGATCGAGGATGATCGCCGATCGTCAGACCTGCTGAGCGCATACCTGTCAGGCGCAGCCCTCACGGTCACCCAGCCCTCAGGGTCACCACAGCGCGCAGCGCGAAGTCCCCCCTTACGGCGGAGCGGGCGAGGATATCCTGACGCGATGGCGTACGCGCTCGCCAGTAGACCGGTCCCTGAGGGGGAGGCGTGGGCGCGGTCCGCGCTCGCGCAGCTCGGCCACGTGCCGGGCGTTCATCGGGCCGGGCTGGCACTGGTCGAAGGCGGTGGACGACGGCTGCTCTTTACGGCGAGTGACCGCGACGACGAACGCAGCCTCGAATGGTGTGAAGTCGACGCGTACGACGACGTCCCGCTGAACGACACGGTCCGCACAGGTGCGACGGTCGTGGGCTCGCTGGACGACCTCGCCGACCGCTATCGCGCGTTCGTTGACCGCCAGACGCTGACGACGCACGCGCTCGCGTCCGTCCCGATCTTCGCGGCTGGTCATGTCCAGGGCGGATACGCGCTGTTCTTCGACACCCCGCAGCGCTTCGACCTGGCACAGCTGACCGAGCTCGAGGATCTGGGGGTACAGCTGGGCGTTGACCTCCGTCGCGTTCAGCGCGCCACCACGCACGCCAGCAGATCCCTGCAGGCCGAGCCGGTGCCGCATGGCGCACGGGCGGCTACGTACTCGGTCGCCGCGGACCGTAGGGCGGTCGCCCAGGCGCGCCACTTCGTGCGGAGGACCCTCGCGGGATGGGGCATCGAGGAGGACACCGTCGACGACGCGATCCTGTGTCTGAGCGAGCTGGTCACCAACGCGATCATCCACTGCGATGCCGGCTGCGAGCTTCGCGTCGTGCTCGACGGTGGCGTCATCACCACGACCATTCGCGACGGCGGCTCGACAGTCGTCGTCGATCCCAGAAACGTCACGGTGGATCCGCTGTCCGTGCACGGACGCGGGCTCCAGCTCGTGGACGCCTTCTCGACCAGATGGGGCTCGGAACTGGACGCCGTCGGAATGACCGTGTGGTTCGTGCTCGAACCGACGCGGTGACCCGTGTGGCGATCAATCCCTCAGCTGCCCTCCGGTGGTGAGCGATGCTCCGCGTGTGCGCGCGGCACCACGGGCACCTTTCGCGCCCCAAGGATCTTTGCCGACGGTCCCTACGCCGCAGCCGAGCAGCGAACCGGTCGACGAACCGGCCAGGCATCGCCACGGTGGGTCAGGTGCGTGGGATCTGGGAACGCAGCCCGATGAGCTCCACGGCATGGTCGTTGAGGGCCACGTCCTCCGGTGAGGACGGTTGCCACCCAGGCACGGCCTTCGCGTGACCTTCCTCGTCGCGAGCCACGAAGACGATCAGGCAGTGAGTGGTCTGCTCCAGGACTCCGGTCGCCGGGTCGCCGGAGCGGACGTGCACGCTGACGTGCATGCTCCTCGCGCCGGTGTGCAGCAGGCGCGCCTCGACCTCGACCAGGTGGCCGATGTGGAGCGGCCGGTAGAAGCGCACCCCACCCACGAAGACCGCCACGTTGTCGGCGCTCTTGGTCCACTGCGTGGCCAGGATGTGAGCGGCCTCGTC includes these proteins:
- a CDS encoding ATP-binding protein, which gives rise to MAYALASRPVPEGEAWARSALAQLGHVPGVHRAGLALVEGGGRRLLFTASDRDDERSLEWCEVDAYDDVPLNDTVRTGATVVGSLDDLADRYRAFVDRQTLTTHALASVPIFAAGHVQGGYALFFDTPQRFDLAQLTELEDLGVQLGVDLRRVQRATTHASRSLQAEPVPHGARAATYSVAADRRAVAQARHFVRRTLAGWGIEEDTVDDAILCLSELVTNAIIHCDAGCELRVVLDGGVITTTIRDGGSTVVVDPRNVTVDPLSVHGRGLQLVDAFSTRWGSELDAVGMTVWFVLEPTR
- a CDS encoding substrate-binding domain-containing protein translates to MDVARAARVSRQTVSNVVNQPDRVAPDTLERVTREIVRLGFRPSRAARNLKQERAGAWGLELNTTGVGRQGNILVNFLVSLTTLSRRHDAHIVPFTAPDPEAPISAYEDLLASRLVDGFVLTDTRHGDPRPQWLRENGIPFASFGRIWDDPTHTAWVDVDGAAGIEAAVRHLAGNGFERIGFLGWPPGSAVGDDRRLGWSRATLDLGMDSAAWQATAAQDISLASAAAGPLIDRLGRGGAIVCASDVLAAGAWVVLRERGWRPGVDMGLVGFDDGDLASALGLSSVRQPLAVAADRVLELLDGKGLEAGLVIPPELVIRASSSPAGDRTN
- a CDS encoding amylo-alpha-1,6-glucosidase, which produces MFGRDSIWTARLALPIGTELAAGTLRALARRQGTKHDALRAEEPGKILHEVRRVAYADPTSHLELPPVYYGTVDATSLWICLLHDAWRWGMPEHEVRALLPELRAATTWLTDIAPGADGLLTYVDRSGTGLANQGWKDSSDSIRWRDGRIADAPIALIEAQAYAVEAARAAATLLLALGTDDDAGRAQLLEAFADNLQGVVRRRFWVGAGESAYPAMAVDGHGEAVTGLGSNMGHGLGTGLFTAQEATRVTDVLTEPRMLGKHGIATYASDNGGFNPLGYHTGSVWTHDTAICALGMLREGHRAESALVAQRLLAAAEAFDYRYPELVRRHRCPR
- a CDS encoding glycogen debranching N-terminal domain-containing protein → MPAPRIDTPAGPTRVQPWLHDLVITTAGNVTALGSADGDVGRSAAEGLYVDDARVVSRCLVTLAGSTLEPVGRAALGPRSEFVGSARHLGASGSPDPTVEVHRRRLLRGDGAEETLTIRSRAMPITADLTVVLGGDGAEIAVVKGGNALGVLAPAVATSSGGGWTTSRHGVTVVCDPAPTSSTVDPDGALRLTLPLTVDAGESATVVLRTSVARIAPSRFDADDATSSVAWPDVVSVVAGDPRLTRVVAASLADLQSLLLNDPDARGDFFAAAGSPWYLTLVRP
- a CDS encoding extracellular solute-binding protein, translated to MKTRSVRGTTALSLAATAALALTACSGGFSSSTTQNTSKGPVKLTVMIGSSGAAETAAVKSATQAWATKTGNTVEVIAASDLGQQLGQAFASSSPPDLFYTDASKVGTYAKAGNLYAYGDQVKSAGFVDSLVKSFTYQGKFYCAPKDSSTLALEINTAMWAKAGLTDADIPKDWAGLEAAAKKLTKGNVTGLVIGNDINRGGAFMKQAGGWVVSPDGKMTADAAGNLAGLQEVQKLMKAGVLKFNTDTKPATGWGGEAFGKGLAAMTIEGNWIAGGMKDFPNIKYKTVELPAGPAGKGTLMFTNCWGIAAKSANQAAAVDLVKSLITPAQQMAFADAFGVMPSTTEGLKQFAAKYPDSAAFVSGAAYGQGPVNLAGLDDVMSKFNAELATLSKGGNPAAMLAELQKNGKAALSGS